In a genomic window of Tissierella sp. Yu-01:
- the uvrB gene encoding excinuclease ABC subunit UvrB, giving the protein MNKFEIESSYKPTGDQPEAIEKLVHGLNANLKHQTLLGVTGSGKTFTMANIIEKVQKPTLVIAHNKTLAYQLASEFKEFFPNNAVEYFVSYYDYYQPEAYVPQTDTFIEKDSSINDEIDKLRHSATAALFERRDVIIVASVSCIYGLGDPIDYENLTLSLRPGMIKDRDEIMRKLIDIQYMRNDINFVRGTFRVRGDVLEIFPAASSENTIRVEFFGDEIERLVEVNHLTGEIIGYRNHVWIFPASHFATTEDKVNKAIDSIEIELRERIKEFKDKEKLVEAQRIEQRTRYDIEMLSEMGFCSGIENYSRHMSQRPPGSKPYTLIDYFPDDFLIIVDESHVTIPQIRGMYEGDKSRKTNLVEYGFRLPSALDNRPLKFNEFEGMVNQIIYVSATPGPYEKEHTQNTVEQIIRPTGLLDPVIEVRPTKHQIDDLVSEISKVVERKERVLVTTLTKKMAEDLTNYFKEIGIKVTYLHSDVDTIERMEILRDLRLGKYDVLVGINLLREGLDLPEVSLVAILDADKEGFLRSETSLIQTVGRAARNVEGKVIMYADNMTKSMEKAISETNRRREIQDQYNKEHNITPKSIIKGVRNIIEATIVAEEEVQYDEKFSNEEIEAMISGVETAMLKAAEELNFEKAAELRDKIIELKKMLKR; this is encoded by the coding sequence ATGAATAAGTTTGAAATAGAATCAAGTTATAAGCCTACGGGAGATCAACCTGAGGCAATTGAAAAATTAGTCCATGGTCTTAATGCTAATTTAAAGCATCAGACCTTACTTGGTGTAACAGGTTCCGGTAAGACCTTTACCATGGCTAATATAATTGAAAAAGTACAAAAACCGACTTTGGTTATTGCACATAATAAAACTTTGGCATACCAATTAGCCAGTGAATTCAAGGAATTTTTCCCGAATAATGCAGTTGAGTATTTCGTAAGTTATTATGATTATTATCAACCAGAAGCTTATGTGCCTCAAACTGATACCTTTATTGAAAAGGATAGTTCCATCAATGATGAAATAGATAAGCTACGTCACTCGGCTACTGCGGCTCTTTTTGAAAGAAGAGATGTGATAATTGTAGCTTCTGTGTCTTGCATATATGGATTGGGAGACCCAATTGATTATGAAAATTTGACACTATCATTACGTCCTGGAATGATAAAGGACAGAGATGAGATAATGAGGAAACTCATTGATATACAATATATGCGAAATGACATCAATTTTGTCAGGGGAACTTTTAGGGTAAGAGGGGATGTTCTTGAAATTTTTCCTGCAGCATCTAGTGAAAACACCATAAGGGTAGAATTCTTTGGGGATGAGATTGAGAGATTAGTAGAAGTTAATCATTTAACTGGTGAAATAATTGGATATAGAAATCATGTGTGGATATTTCCTGCTTCTCACTTTGCTACTACTGAGGATAAAGTCAATAAAGCAATTGATTCTATTGAAATAGAATTAAGAGAGAGAATAAAAGAATTCAAGGACAAAGAAAAATTAGTTGAGGCCCAAAGAATTGAGCAAAGAACTAGATATGATATTGAGATGTTAAGTGAAATGGGCTTTTGTTCTGGAATAGAGAACTACTCTAGACATATGAGTCAAAGACCTCCTGGAAGCAAGCCTTATACTTTAATTGACTATTTTCCAGATGATTTCTTGATAATTGTTGATGAGTCCCATGTGACGATACCACAGATAAGGGGTATGTATGAGGGAGACAAATCAAGAAAAACCAACTTAGTGGAGTACGGATTTAGGTTACCATCAGCTTTAGATAATAGACCATTAAAGTTTAATGAATTTGAGGGCATGGTTAACCAGATAATTTATGTTTCAGCGACCCCTGGTCCTTATGAAAAGGAGCACACACAAAACACTGTTGAGCAGATAATAAGACCTACGGGCTTGTTGGATCCAGTTATTGAAGTTAGACCTACAAAACATCAGATAGATGATTTGGTATCTGAGATTAGTAAAGTTGTTGAAAGAAAAGAAAGAGTTTTAGTTACCACTCTTACAAAGAAAATGGCAGAAGATCTTACAAATTACTTCAAGGAAATAGGTATTAAGGTCACATATCTTCATTCAGATGTAGACACAATAGAAAGAATGGAGATACTTAGAGACCTTAGACTAGGGAAATATGATGTATTAGTGGGTATAAATCTATTAAGGGAAGGCTTGGATTTACCTGAAGTCTCATTGGTAGCAATTTTAGATGCAGATAAGGAAGGTTTCTTAAGAAGTGAAACCTCATTGATACAGACTGTAGGTAGAGCTGCTAGAAATGTTGAAGGTAAGGTTATAATGTATGCTGATAATATGACTAAATCTATGGAAAAAGCCATATCAGAAACAAACAGAAGAAGAGAAATTCAAGATCAATATAACAAAGAACACAATATAACTCCTAAATCCATTATTAAGGGAGTAAGAAATATAATAGAAGCTACAATAGTAGCTGAAGAAGAAGTTCAATACGATGAGAAATTTAGTAATGAAGAGATAGAAGCAATGATATCTGGAGTAGAAACAGCTATGCTTAAGGCTGCTGAAGAACTTAACTTCGAAAAAGCAGCTGAATTAAGAGACAAGATTATAGAACTAAAGAAGATGCTAAAACGTTGA
- the uvrA gene encoding excinuclease ABC subunit UvrA has protein sequence MIKDNIVIRGAKVNNLKNVSLELPRNKFIVFTGLSGSGKSSLAFDTIYAEGQRRYVESLSSYARQFLGQMDKPDVEYIEGLSPSIAIDQKTTSNNPRSTVGTVTEIYDYIRLLYARIGTPYCPVCGREIASQTVEQMVDKIMELPDRTKLQLLAPVIRGKKGEHVKVIQQIKKEGYVRVVIDDEMYDLSEDIKLEKNKKHSIEIVVDRIVVKEGIEARLAESIEAALKIADGLVIADLMDGNRMMFSSKLACPDHNIAIEELSPRAFSFNSPFGACPTCNGLGFHKEIDPDLIIPNKELSINEGAIAPYSNAKESTYYYEMIRSIAQSNGFSLDEPIKKAPKKFIDEVLYGTEGNITFEFNSHFDDEGMRNHTGKFEGIIPNLERRYRSTNSDYMKDKIDEYMVETPCPKCHGHRLRDEVLSVKINNLNISEVTDLSIVKAIEFFENLVLTEKEKIIGEQVLKEIKERLLFLKDVGLDYLTLSRMAGTLSGGESQRIRLATQIGSSLVGVVYVLDEPSIGLHQRDNEKLLNSLRNLTNVGNTLVVVEHDEDTMYEADHIVDIGPGAGIHGGQIIAQGTADDIKNNPNSITGAYLSGRLKIEIPEKRTPTNGKWLEVIGAKENNLKNINVKIPIGLFTCITGVSGSGKSSLVNEILYKTLVNKLNNAKQKPGKFKEIKGVEHLDKVIEIDQSPIGRTPRSNPATYTGLFDYIRDLFAMTNEAKMRGYDKGRFSFNVKGGRCEACSGDGILKVEMHFLPDVYVPCEVCKGKRYNRETLQVKYKGKSISDILDMTVEEGVEFFQNIPRIHRKLQTLLDVGLGYIKIGQPSTELSGGEAQRVKLATELSKRATGKTIYILDEPTTGLHAADIHKLVKVLNQLVEGGNTVVVIEHNLDVIKTADHIIDLGPEGGDKGGTIIATGTPEEVSNNPDSHTGRFLKKVLERN, from the coding sequence ATGATTAAAGACAATATAGTAATACGTGGAGCAAAGGTGAACAACCTTAAGAATGTAAGCCTAGAGCTTCCTAGAAATAAATTCATAGTATTCACAGGGCTAAGTGGTTCGGGAAAATCCTCTTTAGCCTTTGATACAATCTATGCAGAAGGTCAAAGAAGATATGTAGAATCATTATCAAGTTATGCAAGACAGTTTTTAGGTCAAATGGACAAACCAGATGTGGAGTATATAGAAGGTTTATCACCTTCTATAGCCATAGATCAAAAGACAACATCTAATAATCCTAGGTCAACAGTAGGTACAGTAACGGAAATCTATGATTATATAAGACTTCTATATGCTAGAATTGGCACTCCATATTGCCCGGTGTGTGGAAGAGAAATAGCAAGTCAAACAGTTGAGCAGATGGTAGATAAGATTATGGAATTACCAGATAGAACGAAACTTCAACTTTTAGCTCCTGTAATAAGAGGCAAAAAAGGTGAACATGTAAAGGTAATTCAACAAATTAAAAAGGAAGGTTATGTTAGAGTAGTTATAGATGATGAGATGTATGATCTATCTGAAGATATTAAACTTGAAAAGAATAAGAAACATTCTATTGAAATAGTAGTAGACAGAATAGTTGTAAAAGAAGGAATTGAAGCTAGACTTGCGGAATCAATAGAGGCAGCGTTAAAAATAGCTGATGGATTGGTAATAGCAGATTTAATGGATGGAAATAGAATGATGTTCAGCTCTAAATTAGCATGCCCAGACCATAATATAGCTATTGAGGAGTTATCACCAAGGGCATTTTCCTTTAATAGTCCCTTTGGAGCCTGCCCAACTTGTAATGGACTAGGATTCCATAAGGAAATAGATCCAGATTTAATAATTCCTAACAAGGAACTAAGCATCAATGAAGGAGCAATTGCACCTTATAGTAATGCTAAAGAATCAACATATTATTACGAAATGATAAGGTCCATAGCACAAAGCAACGGATTTAGTCTAGATGAACCTATTAAGAAAGCACCTAAGAAGTTTATTGATGAAGTTTTATATGGGACAGAAGGTAATATTACCTTTGAATTTAATAGTCATTTCGATGATGAAGGAATGAGAAACCATACAGGTAAATTTGAAGGAATCATCCCTAATCTAGAAAGAAGATATAGGAGTACAAATTCCGATTATATGAAGGATAAGATCGATGAATACATGGTAGAAACACCTTGTCCAAAATGCCATGGTCATAGATTAAGAGATGAAGTATTATCAGTTAAAATCAATAATCTTAACATATCAGAAGTTACTGATCTTTCTATAGTAAAGGCAATAGAATTCTTTGAAAATCTTGTTTTAACAGAAAAGGAAAAGATTATTGGTGAACAAGTATTGAAGGAAATAAAAGAGAGGCTTCTATTCTTAAAAGATGTAGGTTTAGATTACCTGACATTATCTAGAATGGCAGGTACATTATCAGGTGGTGAATCACAGAGAATAAGGCTAGCAACTCAGATTGGTTCCAGCCTTGTTGGGGTAGTATATGTACTAGATGAGCCTAGTATAGGATTACATCAAAGGGACAATGAGAAATTACTTAATTCTCTTAGAAACCTTACAAATGTAGGTAATACATTAGTTGTAGTAGAACATGATGAGGATACAATGTATGAGGCAGATCATATTGTAGATATCGGACCAGGTGCTGGTATACATGGTGGACAAATCATTGCACAAGGTACAGCTGATGATATTAAGAACAACCCAAATTCTATTACAGGAGCATATTTATCAGGTAGACTAAAAATTGAAATACCTGAGAAGAGAACTCCAACTAATGGCAAATGGTTAGAAGTCATAGGAGCGAAGGAAAACAACCTTAAAAATATTAATGTAAAGATTCCAATAGGGTTATTTACATGTATAACAGGAGTTTCAGGTTCTGGTAAGAGCTCATTGGTAAATGAAATTCTGTATAAAACTTTAGTCAATAAGCTTAATAATGCAAAACAGAAACCAGGTAAGTTTAAGGAAATTAAGGGTGTGGAACATTTGGATAAGGTTATAGAAATCGACCAGAGTCCAATAGGTAGAACTCCTAGATCAAATCCTGCAACATATACTGGACTATTTGATTATATAAGGGATTTGTTTGCCATGACTAATGAAGCTAAGATGAGAGGCTATGACAAAGGTAGGTTTAGTTTTAATGTTAAAGGTGGAAGATGTGAGGCATGTAGTGGAGATGGTATATTAAAAGTTGAAATGCACTTTTTGCCTGATGTTTATGTTCCATGTGAAGTATGTAAGGGTAAGAGATATAATAGAGAAACTCTACAGGTAAAATATAAAGGAAAATCTATTTCAGATATATTGGACATGACAGTAGAGGAGGGTGTTGAGTTTTTCCAAAATATCCCAAGGATTCATAGAAAGCTTCAGACATTATTAGATGTAGGTCTAGGATATATTAAGATAGGTCAACCATCAACAGAACTATCTGGCGGGGAAGCTCAGAGGGTAAAACTTGCTACTGAACTATCTAAGAGAGCAACTGGAAAAACAATTTATATACTTGATGAACCAACTACAGGATTACATGCAGCAGATATTCATAAGCTAGTTAAAGTGCTGAACCAACTTGTCGAAGGTGGAAATACTGTCGTAGTAATCGAGCATAATCTTGACGTAATTAAAACTGCTGATCATATAATAGATTTAGGACCTGAAGGTGGAGATAAGGGTGGTACTATTATTGCCACAGGAACTCCTGAGGAAGTAAGCAATAACCCGGATTCACATACGGGTAGATTCTTAAAAAAAGTACTAGAACGTAATTAA
- a CDS encoding AEC family transporter, whose product MFTTVINSVISLFFILLVGVYGSKKKIITPSINKGLTDILINLTLPLLIISSFMISFNDDMRTNLYKAFILSPITFFVLFILSKVLVIPIKGDKKKVLNFSNIFTNTGFIGFPLLNAIYGAEGVVYGSVFNMFLNLFVWSYGVMLFRGYESRKNLKNEILTVLKHPTIISVIIGLIIMITSIRVPNVIHSSVNLIGDITGPLSMIVVGVNLTNVNFKKHLRDWTIYYGTFVKLIIMPMIIILVFEILGESSIVSDSIIVQVAMPTATLASIFAEKYNKALEYSTIMVVITTLLSVVTIPLIVGMLNYV is encoded by the coding sequence ATGTTTACTACAGTAATCAATTCAGTTATATCTTTATTTTTCATATTGTTAGTCGGTGTTTATGGGAGTAAAAAGAAAATAATAACTCCTTCCATTAATAAAGGTTTAACTGATATCTTAATTAATTTAACATTGCCGCTATTAATAATTTCTTCTTTTATGATAAGCTTTAATGATGATATGAGAACCAATTTATATAAAGCTTTTATCTTAAGTCCTATTACTTTTTTTGTTTTGTTTATACTGTCTAAAGTTCTTGTAATACCCATAAAAGGTGATAAAAAAAAGGTGCTAAATTTTTCTAATATCTTTACAAATACAGGGTTTATAGGCTTTCCGTTGTTAAATGCTATTTATGGTGCAGAGGGTGTAGTATATGGTTCAGTATTTAATATGTTTTTGAATTTATTTGTATGGTCTTATGGGGTTATGTTATTTAGAGGATATGAGTCTAGAAAGAATTTAAAGAATGAAATATTGACAGTATTAAAGCATCCTACAATAATTTCGGTAATTATAGGTTTAATTATTATGATTACTTCTATAAGAGTACCTAATGTTATTCATTCAAGTGTTAATCTGATAGGGGATATTACCGGTCCTTTATCAATGATAGTAGTTGGGGTGAATCTGACAAATGTTAATTTTAAGAAGCACTTGAGGGATTGGACCATATACTATGGTACCTTTGTAAAACTCATAATAATGCCGATGATAATTATTTTGGTTTTTGAAATATTGGGAGAATCATCCATTGTATCAGATTCGATAATTGTGCAGGTTGCAATGCCAACTGCAACACTAGCCTCAATATTTGCAGAGAAATATAATAAAGCACTTGAATATTCTACAATTATGGTTGTGATTACAACTTTGTTATCTGTAGTTACAATTCCCCTAATTGTGGGTATGTTGAATTATGTATAA
- a CDS encoding copper amine oxidase N-terminal domain-containing protein, with product MKKKGFILSLIVILTMITTVAFAEGEIIVKIDSVNVEFNEEVGAPFIDENNRTLVPFRAALEAFGADIEWDAESRTAKAIKEDIAVEIPVGEKYIVKNGEKIVSDTAAIIKDGRTYLPIRNVIEAFGSEVQWDSKLNTVVITTEPFDAKAKVMNAYENYYKWENYDMYALINMSMAIPDGTGNMQQMNMQMDMDATAFTNPMKMKVNANMAMDLGIEKLEQPLMEMYVVTEDDKFTTYMGMTNMTSGELTWVKQELEDENFATLLDPNNEEMKALNEKSIANARYLGTYAEGDRNLEKYEITISYEAFNELMGQSMAMFKDTLGEDAQLGLDLLNSLGDVTCILYLDEATGEFAKQEMDMSSIISTIMEEMMTMIVEETPEAGTDAELDALIEMLKGIKMDMVAEYKNINEAEDFEIPEEALNAITTEELLEKAAEEAAEVEETEEEVDSEEVSE from the coding sequence ATGAAGAAAAAAGGTTTTATTTTAAGTTTAATTGTAATTTTGACAATGATAACAACTGTAGCCTTCGCAGAAGGCGAAATCATAGTTAAGATTGATTCCGTTAATGTAGAATTTAATGAAGAGGTAGGCGCGCCATTTATTGATGAAAACAACAGAACCTTAGTACCATTTAGAGCTGCTTTAGAAGCTTTTGGTGCTGACATTGAATGGGATGCAGAATCAAGGACAGCAAAGGCTATAAAAGAAGACATCGCTGTAGAAATTCCTGTAGGAGAAAAGTATATAGTTAAAAATGGAGAAAAAATTGTTTCTGATACTGCAGCAATAATTAAGGATGGAAGAACGTACTTACCTATTAGAAATGTAATCGAAGCATTTGGATCAGAGGTACAATGGGACAGCAAGTTAAATACAGTTGTTATAACTACTGAACCATTTGATGCTAAAGCTAAGGTAATGAATGCATATGAAAATTACTATAAATGGGAAAATTATGATATGTATGCATTAATCAACATGTCTATGGCAATACCAGATGGAACAGGTAATATGCAACAAATGAATATGCAAATGGATATGGATGCTACAGCATTTACAAACCCAATGAAAATGAAAGTTAATGCAAATATGGCAATGGACTTAGGTATTGAAAAATTAGAACAACCATTAATGGAAATGTATGTTGTTACAGAAGATGATAAATTCACTACCTATATGGGTATGACAAATATGACTTCTGGTGAATTAACATGGGTTAAACAAGAATTAGAAGATGAGAATTTTGCTACATTATTAGACCCTAATAATGAAGAAATGAAAGCATTAAATGAAAAGTCAATTGCTAATGCCAGATATTTAGGTACTTATGCTGAAGGAGATAGGAATCTTGAAAAATATGAAATCACTATTTCTTATGAAGCATTTAATGAGTTAATGGGTCAGAGTATGGCAATGTTCAAAGATACACTTGGTGAAGATGCACAACTAGGTTTAGATTTATTAAACAGTTTGGGAGACGTAACTTGTATACTATATCTTGATGAAGCAACCGGTGAATTTGCTAAACAGGAAATGGATATGAGCTCAATTATAAGTACTATTATGGAAGAAATGATGACTATGATAGTAGAGGAAACTCCTGAAGCAGGTACTGATGCTGAATTAGATGCTTTAATTGAAATGCTTAAGGGCATAAAAATGGATATGGTAGCTGAATATAAAAATATTAATGAAGCTGAAGATTTTGAAATCCCTGAAGAAGCTTTAAATGCCATAACTACAGAAGAATTATTAGAAAAAGCAGCTGAGGAAGCTGCAGAAGTGGAAGAAACTGAAGAAGAAGTTGACAGTGAAGAAGTAAGCGAATAA
- a CDS encoding AEC family transporter, translated as MVTTVLNSVISLFLIMIVGVYGSKRGIITQEINNGLINLLLNITLPFMVISSFTFSFDMSIKSNVVKGFYYSLIAYLILIVASYILLIPIKGDKKTIIHFGNVFTNTGYIGFPVLNAMYGPEGVVYGSIFNMFFVLFVWTYGIMLYKGHIEKDQLKKEVIKTLLNPSIIAVAIGITIMMLDLSIPQILYTSIISVGSISGPLSMIIIGVILSRGKIGDSFKDWKLYYGLAIKMVILPLILYLISMIVDRTIVLNSIIIIASMPAAAMTSIFAESYDKEKDFASIIVLMTTLLSVVTIPILVGILV; from the coding sequence ATGGTTACAACAGTATTAAATTCTGTAATATCTTTATTTTTGATAATGATTGTAGGGGTTTATGGTAGCAAGAGAGGTATAATTACACAGGAAATAAATAATGGTTTAATAAACCTTCTATTGAATATAACCTTGCCCTTTATGGTTATCTCATCCTTTACATTTTCCTTTGATATGTCCATTAAATCTAATGTTGTTAAAGGTTTTTACTATAGCTTAATTGCATATTTAATTCTTATAGTTGCTTCATATATATTGTTAATACCTATAAAGGGAGATAAAAAGACTATAATTCACTTTGGAAATGTATTTACAAATACAGGTTATATAGGTTTTCCAGTATTAAATGCTATGTATGGTCCTGAGGGAGTAGTCTATGGTTCTATATTCAATATGTTCTTCGTATTATTTGTATGGACCTATGGAATTATGTTGTATAAAGGTCACATTGAGAAAGACCAATTGAAGAAAGAAGTTATTAAAACATTATTAAATCCATCAATAATTGCAGTAGCTATAGGGATTACTATTATGATGCTTGATTTAAGTATACCTCAAATACTATATACAAGCATAATTTCAGTAGGAAGTATATCAGGACCATTATCCATGATAATAATAGGGGTTATATTATCTAGAGGTAAAATTGGAGATAGCTTTAAAGATTGGAAGCTATATTATGGTTTAGCTATCAAGATGGTAATTTTACCTTTGATTTTGTATTTAATATCCATGATAGTTGATAGAACAATAGTATTAAATTCAATTATTATAATTGCATCCATGCCTGCAGCGGCAATGACATCAATATTTGCAGAAAGCTATGATAAGGAAAAGGACTTTGCGTCAATAATTGTGCTTATGACCACATTATTATCAGTAGTTACTATACCGATACTTGTGGGGATATTGGTGTAA
- a CDS encoding SOS response-associated peptidase: MCGRYSLEADIDELIQRYKAIILETNFNSKSEIFPTDVVPIVKHVDGNIQIQDMKWGFMPSFAKTSLINARSETVDIKPTFKDSFINRRCIIPATSFFEWEKLEGKKIKRRINIDEEKIFSIAGLYNTFIDNEGKKYEAFTILTTSANESMKHIHDRMPVIIPRDKEYIWLNKSNRDISSLKDLIFPWKTNIIYE, translated from the coding sequence ATGTGCGGTAGATACTCATTAGAAGCTGATATAGATGAATTAATACAAAGATATAAGGCAATTATTCTAGAAACTAATTTTAATTCAAAATCTGAAATATTTCCAACTGATGTAGTTCCTATTGTAAAGCACGTGGATGGAAATATACAGATACAAGATATGAAGTGGGGCTTCATGCCTAGTTTCGCTAAAACTTCACTAATAAATGCTAGATCAGAAACAGTTGATATAAAGCCTACATTTAAGGATTCTTTTATCAACAGAAGATGTATAATTCCAGCAACAAGCTTTTTTGAATGGGAAAAGTTAGAAGGTAAGAAGATTAAGAGAAGGATTAATATTGATGAAGAAAAGATATTTTCAATAGCTGGCTTGTATAATACATTTATTGATAATGAAGGGAAGAAATATGAAGCTTTTACAATTCTAACTACTTCGGCAAATGAATCCATGAAGCATATACATGATAGAATGCCAGTAATAATTCCAAGAGATAAGGAATATATATGGTTGAATAAGTCTAATAGAGATATATCATCTTTAAAAGATTTAATATTTCCCTGGAAAACAAATATCATTTATGAATAA
- a CDS encoding transporter substrate-binding domain-containing protein produces MSKKIGILLLVVSMLFVFGACSKTEVPTGTPAETPADENSAEEGGKLAEIKKAGKIVLGTAADYPPFEFHKIIDGKDEIVGFDIEIAKLIADEIGVELEILDMKYEGLLPAIVTNDIDFIVAGMSANEERAQTVDFSQVYYEGSHTMIVRAEDKDLYKGPEDLAGKPVGAQKTTLQEEVVLNQFTESQYVGLSKITDLVLELQNKKVEAVVLAEPVAKAYVKQNPNLHLAEVDLGKEDGVSVAVNKGNEDLLEVINEVIEEIVNDGTIDRLINEATILAEEE; encoded by the coding sequence ATGTCAAAGAAAATAGGTATTTTATTATTAGTGGTTAGTATGTTATTCGTATTTGGTGCATGTAGTAAAACGGAAGTGCCAACAGGAACCCCTGCAGAAACTCCAGCAGATGAGAATTCAGCAGAAGAGGGCGGTAAACTAGCAGAGATTAAAAAAGCTGGAAAGATAGTTTTAGGAACAGCTGCAGATTATCCACCATTTGAATTCCACAAGATAATAGATGGTAAGGACGAAATAGTAGGATTTGATATAGAAATTGCTAAATTAATAGCAGATGAAATTGGTGTAGAGTTAGAAATCCTTGATATGAAATATGAGGGATTGCTACCTGCAATAGTTACTAATGATATTGACTTTATAGTAGCTGGTATGTCAGCTAATGAGGAGAGAGCTCAGACTGTAGATTTTTCTCAAGTTTATTATGAAGGCAGCCATACTATGATTGTTAGAGCTGAGGATAAGGACTTATACAAAGGACCTGAAGATTTAGCTGGAAAACCAGTTGGTGCTCAGAAGACAACATTACAAGAAGAAGTAGTTCTAAATCAATTTACTGAATCACAATATGTTGGTTTATCAAAAATTACTGATTTAGTTCTAGAACTTCAAAACAAAAAAGTAGAAGCTGTTGTTTTAGCTGAACCTGTTGCAAAAGCTTATGTAAAACAAAATCCAAATCTACATCTTGCTGAAGTAGACCTAGGTAAGGAAGATGGAGTATCTGTAGCAGTAAATAAAGGCAATGAGGATCTACTAGAAGTTATAAATGAAGTAATAGAAGAAATAGTAAATGATGGTACCATTGATAGACTTATTAATGAAGCAACAATATTAGCAGAGGAAGAATAA
- a CDS encoding amino acid ABC transporter permease — MDIITNFIEFMSKYYSYYLNGTLTTLQISFFGVIFGTLVGVLLCLLRMSNNKIIRGISTAYIEIVRGTPLILQIYVVYYGLPMVLPLPDSRIFLGTLAVLLNSAAYVSEIIRAGIQSIDTGQMEAARSLGMGKSMSMRYIIIPQAFKNILPALGNEFIVLVKESAIISVIAIPDLMYNADTLRGITYKPFMPLIVAGIIYFTITFTLSKILGLLERRLAASDQGSES; from the coding sequence TTGGATATTATTACGAATTTTATAGAATTTATGTCTAAATATTACTCTTATTACTTGAATGGGACATTAACCACATTACAAATTTCATTTTTTGGAGTAATATTTGGTACCCTAGTTGGTGTTCTTCTTTGCCTATTGAGAATGTCTAATAACAAAATAATCAGAGGTATCTCAACTGCTTATATTGAAATAGTTAGAGGAACTCCATTAATTTTACAAATATATGTTGTATACTATGGATTGCCAATGGTATTGCCATTACCAGATTCAAGAATTTTTTTAGGTACATTGGCAGTTTTATTAAATAGTGCTGCTTATGTGTCAGAGATCATAAGAGCGGGAATTCAATCTATTGATACGGGACAGATGGAAGCTGCTAGGTCTCTAGGAATGGGCAAATCAATGAGTATGAGATATATAATAATCCCACAGGCTTTTAAAAACATATTACCAGCTCTTGGTAATGAATTCATTGTATTAGTTAAGGAATCAGCAATCATATCTGTAATCGCTATACCAGATTTAATGTACAATGCGGATACATTAAGAGGTATAACTTACAAACCATTTATGCCATTAATAGTAGCAGGTATAATTTACTTTACAATAACATTCACATTATCAAAAATATTGGGGTTACTCGAAAGGAGGTTAGCTGCTAGTGATCAAGGTAGTGAATCTTAA